A portion of the Glycine max cultivar Williams 82 chromosome 10, Glycine_max_v4.0, whole genome shotgun sequence genome contains these proteins:
- the LOC100803605 gene encoding protein LIGHT-DEPENDENT SHORT HYPOCOTYLS 4, with protein MDSIQEFMESCNTDITTTTATTTSNSLVGSSNSPSASSTTSSRYENQKRRDWNTFGQYLKNHRPPLSLSRCSGAHVLEFLRYLDQFGKTKVHTPICPFYGHPNPPAPCPCPLRQAWGSLDALIGRLRAAFEENGGKPETNPFGARAVRLYLREVRELQSKARGISYEKKKRKRPPPPPPPQQQLQQSLPLPLHHHHHHHLPPPGATQ; from the exons ATGGATTCAATTCAAGAATTTATGGAGTCGTGTAACACTgacatcaccaccaccaccgcaACAACCACCAGCAACAGCTTAGTTGGTAGCTCCAATTCCCCTTCTGCTTCCTCCACCACCAGCAGCCGCTACGAGAACCAAAAGCGCCGTGACTGGAACACCTTTGGCCAGTACCTCAAGAATCACCgaccccctctctccctctccagGTGCAGCGGTGCACACGTCCTTGAATTTCTCAG GTACTTGGACCAATTTGGCAAGACCAAAGTGCACACTCCGATCTGTCCCTTTTATGGGCACCCTAACCCTCCAGCACCATGTCCATGTCCTCTAAGACAAGCCTGGGGTAGCCTTGATGCACTCATAGGTCGTCTTAGGGCAGCTTTTGAAGAAAACGGAGGGAAACCTGAAACCAACCCTTTTGGAGCAAGAGCTGTGAGGCTCTACCTTCGTGAGGTTCGTGAACTTCAGTCCAAAGCTAGAGGAATCAGTTATGAGAAGAAGAAACGAAAGcgtccaccaccaccaccaccaccacaacaaCAACTACAACAATCATTGCCTCTACCtcttcaccaccaccaccaccaccacctccctCCCCCAGGTGCAACTCAATGA